The nucleotide sequence AGCACCGCATCGCTCAATTCACTCGGCACATACTGCCACAGCGATTCATCCAGGGGGCGGAGCGGAAAAATGTCCACCTCAATGCCGTGATCGATGAGGCCCCGCACATCGCGCGCGAAAAAAGTGCTAACGCGATTCGGAAATTGATTCGTGAAGATGGCGAGGCGCACGAACTCTCTGCGTGATCGAGCGAAGCGACGCGTTCACTCGTCGGCGACTGCCGACGTCGCGCGCGAGTATGCGAATCTTGGATGTTGCAAATATAAGAATAGAGCAATGTGACGCTTATCGTTGCGCACCCGACGAATCTACTTGGATTTCCCTATGATCTGACAACAATTGAGGCAATGCGAACACACGGAAAAGGGGCGTGGTTGCTTGTCGATTTGTCGAGCGTCGCTACGTCACACAGCAGGCACCAGGCACGATCGCACGCCCCACTGGGGCTCACGCGACAAAGGCATACCCGGCGAAAGCCGGCGACGCAAAGCCACGAGGCTACAGCGCGCACCGCGCGCCATGCCGGTCGGGCCGCCGAACGGATCCTCAGCAAGGGGGTGGCATGCGTCCCCACGTTCGCGCAAGCTCCATCGCAGTGTTCCTCATCGTTGCCGCAGCGGTAGCCTGTCTCGACACATCCGCTCCGCTGCTCGATACCCCGCACTCGGCAGCCTCGATTTCGATCGAGCCGACGAGCGCCAGTGTCCACATCGGCGGCACCGTGTCATTCGACGCGGCGGTTCGCGATGCGTCGGGAAACGCCATGTCTGGCGCCCAAGTCACGTGGCGCAGCTCTGACACGACGATCGCCATCGTGTCGGCGACCGGCCAAGTGACACCGCGACGCGTCGGCACGGCATCCATTACGGCGTCCAGCGACCAGCAGTCGGGTGCCGCTTCCCTCACTGTGCTGCCTGCGGCAGTGGCGTCGCTGGCCCTGTCGCCCACAAGCGCGTCGCTGATGACTGGCGACACGATGCAATTCTCGGCCACACCACGCGACGGCGATGGCAATGTCCTCGCCGGTCGATCTGTCAGCTGGACAAGCTCCAATCCAGCTATCGTGACGGTGTCGTCGACCGGTTTGGCAATCGCCAAGGCTCAGGGCTCCGCCCAGGTCACAGCAACTTCCGACAGCGTAGAGGAAAGCGCTCCCGTCTCCGTGGTCGGTGTCATCGTCGACAGCGTCGAAGTCTCGCCAGCGGTGACCTCCATCGTGCCGGGTCAGTCGGCGCAATTCTCGGCGACGCTCCTCGACAGCCGCGGACGGCCAATGAAGGGGAGTGTCGAGTGGTCTGTCGATGACTCGGCGCTGGCATCGGTGACGGCGACCGGTGTGGTGACAGCAAAATCCGCTGGTACTGCGACCGTTGTCGCGACGAGCGGGAAGAAGCATGGCAATGCAAAGCTTCAGATCGCGAATGTCGCAGTCGCCGCGGTGATCGTCTCGCCGGGCACGCTCTCGCTATCAATCGGCAAGACGTCACAGTTGGCCGTAACGCTCAAGGATTCGGCCGGCAATGTCCTAACGGGACGAACCGTGTCCTGGTCGAGCTCCAACTCGAGCGCCGTGTCGGTATCATCGACTGGTGTCGTCGCGGGAGTCGCCGCCGGTACTGCGACCATCACTGCGACCAGCGACAGTCGGTCGGGCGCAGCGTTGGTCACCGTCCCGGTCAACCCGCCGACTGTCGCATCGATCTCGGTCACGCCTTCGACGCTGACGATCATCAAGGGTAAGACAAGTCAACTCACGGCGACACCTCGGGACTCGGCCGGGACTGTGCTCGCCGGACAAACGATCACCTGGGCCACGTCGACCAGTTCCGTCGCGACCATCAGCTCGGCCGGCGTCGTGACCGCTGTCGCCACGGGAACGGCGACGATTACCGCAGCGAGCAACGGACACAGCGATAGCAGCGCGATTACCGTCGTCAACGCGCCGGTCGCGAGCGTTGCGGAGACGCCGGACAGCGCCACCATCATCATTGGTGGCACGGTTCAACTCAGCGCGTCGGCCCTCGATTCATCGGGCAACGTACTGACGGGTCGTACGATCACGTGGTCGGCTGCAGACTCGACGATCGCGTCGGTTTCTGCGAGCGGTTTGGTAAAAGGTGTCGTCGCCGGCTTGACGCAGGTTTACGCGACGAGTGAAGGCAAGCGTGACTCGACCACCATCACCGTGGCGGAAGCGCCGGCGGCGTCGGTTGCGGTCACGCCAAGCTCCGTCAGCCTCGTGGTCGGCGCATCCAAGCAGGCGTCGGCAACGGTACGCGATGCGAACGGGAACGTCCTAACGGGACAGACCGTGACATGGAAGAGCAGCGCAACCGGTGTCGCGA is from Gemmatimonadaceae bacterium and encodes:
- a CDS encoding Ig-like domain-containing protein: MRPHVRASSIAVFLIVAAAVACLDTSAPLLDTPHSAASISIEPTSASVHIGGTVSFDAAVRDASGNAMSGAQVTWRSSDTTIAIVSATGQVTPRRVGTASITASSDQQSGAASLTVLPAAVASLALSPTSASLMTGDTMQFSATPRDGDGNVLAGRSVSWTSSNPAIVTVSSTGLAIAKAQGSAQVTATSDSVEESAPVSVVGVIVDSVEVSPAVTSIVPGQSAQFSATLLDSRGRPMKGSVEWSVDDSALASVTATGVVTAKSAGTATVVATSGKKHGNAKLQIANVAVAAVIVSPGTLSLSIGKTSQLAVTLKDSAGNVLTGRTVSWSSSNSSAVSVSSTGVVAGVAAGTATITATSDSRSGAALVTVPVNPPTVASISVTPSTLTIIKGKTSQLTATPRDSAGTVLAGQTITWATSTSSVATISSAGVVTAVATGTATITAASNGHSDSSAITVVNAPVASVAETPDSATIIIGGTVQLSASALDSSGNVLTGRTITWSAADSTIASVSASGLVKGVVAGLTQVYATSEGKRDSTTITVAEAPAASVAVTPSSVSLVVGASKQASATVRDANGNVLTGQTVTWKSSATGVATVSSNGMIQAVAVGSATVTATSGGKSGTAGITVTQVPVATVSLSPTSATLSVGGTQQLTATLKDSANNVLSGRTITWQSSSTSVATVSSSGVVTAIAAGSAVVKATSESKSATASITVSGGTGATSHSGWYVTPNGSSGGAGTASSPWNLTTALAGAGGRIHPGDTVWMRAGTYGSGGY